The following coding sequences lie in one Hippopotamus amphibius kiboko isolate mHipAmp2 chromosome 17, mHipAmp2.hap2, whole genome shotgun sequence genomic window:
- the SNX11 gene encoding sorting nexin-11 codes for MGFWCRMLENQEQEEVITVRVQDPRVQNEGSWNSYVDYKIFLHTNSKAFTAKTSCVRRRYREFVWLRKQLQRNAGLVPVPELPGKSTFFGSSDEFIEKRRQGLQHFLEKVLQSVVLLSDSQLHLFLQSQLSVPEIEACVQGRSSMSVSDAILCYAMSNCGWAQEERRGSSHLAKGDQPKSCCFLPRSGRRSSPSPPPGEEKDDFEVWAPVIDSEVPSLESAPPPSLSAPSCCGFARPDEGVCAPQPVRRAVEGDHAVPLDPGQLETVLEK; via the exons ATGGGCTTTTGGTGTAGGATGTTGGAGAACCAAGAGCAGGAG GAGGTGATCACTGTGCGTGTTCAGGACCCCCGCGTGCAGAATGAGGGCTCCTGGAATTCTTATGTGGATTATAAGATATTCCTTCAT ACCAACAGCAAGGCCTTTACTGCCAAGACGTCCTGTGTGCGTCGCCGCTACAGGGAGTTTGTGTGGCTGAGAAAGCAGCTACAGAGAAACGCTGGTTTAGT GCCTGTACCTGAACTTCCTGGGAAGTCAACCTTCTTTGGCAGCTCAGATGAGTTCATCGAGAAGCGACGACAAGGTTTGCAGCACTTTCTTGAAAA GGTCCTGCAGAGTGTGGTCCTCCTGTCAGACAGCCAGTTACACCTCTTCCTGCAAAGCCAGCTCTCAGTGCCTGAGATAGAAGCCTGTGTCCAGGGCCGAAGTTCCATGTCCGTTTCCGATGCCATCCTCTGCTATGCTATGTCAAACTGTGGCTGGGCCCAGGAAGAGAGGCGGGGCTCCTCTCACCTGGCTAAAGGAGACCAGCCTAAGAG TTGCTGCTTTCTCCCAAGATCGGGCAGGAGGAGCTCTCCCTCACCGCCTCCCGGGGAAGAAAAGGATGATTTTGAGGTGTGGGCACCTGTTATTGACTCTGAGGTCCCTTCCTTGGAGagcgcccctcccccatccctctccgCTCCGTCATGCTGTGGTTTTGCAAGACCTGATGAGGGAGTCTGTGCTCCGCAGCCCGTGAGGAGGGCCGTGGAGGGGGACCATGCTGTGCCTTTGGACCCTGGTCAGTTGGAAACAGTTTTGGAAAAGTGA